Part of the Xenopus tropicalis strain Nigerian chromosome 3, UCB_Xtro_10.0, whole genome shotgun sequence genome, ATTCTTGGCTCCCCCTCCATGTAAAATTACCCAGGAAAATCAGTAATTATCTGTTTTGTCTAAGCATTTgactactggtaaataaaaacaataaatatgctAATATGAGCTTCAAGcgccattttttttgcagtttgttttTCACCCAACGTTGTACCACTGTAATAATGTTTTAGTACATGACTAGTCTCTCTGTTGTTGCAATATTCTCTAAAGACATTAAATGAaaggcagggttttacatgtaACATAACAATATTTATACGATTTATAAAAATAAGAAGTTTACTTCTCAAATAATGCAgtatttacagaaaatatttcTCAGTGCTGCAGTACCAAATTTTCACCTCAGAGCGCCGCTGTTCACCAATAAGCAGAATAATTCTCATACTAAACACACTGCAGAACTGAAAGGAGAAAGACATTTTCTGGATTTTTTCATGGACAAAGGATACTTTATTTGTCTTCTAAAAGAAAATTTCATATTTGGAAGATTTCATAGACTGACAGATGCTGAGATGAAAACCCAACAAGTACAGACATACAAGGGATGCAAATGGCAAgtaacatttttattcttattctcaTGGCTTTGTCATTCAGTCTCTGGGCAGCTTCATTATTCTATTGCTGAAGAATTAAGGAAAGATGCTGTTATTGCAAATATTGTGAATGATCTTGGACTGGATATTAAAGAGGTTATATCTAGGAAATTTCGTATTGTTTCCCgtgttacagaaaaatatttgtttgtgAATTTAGAAAATGGAAACCTCTATGTAAAAGacaggatagacagagagagactgtGTCGGACAGCACCTTCCTGCTTCCTAACCTTTGATGCAGTAGTTGAAAATCCATTAAATATTTTCAATGTCAAAATTGAAATTCAAGACATAAATGATAATTCTCCAGTTTTTGTTTCTGAgatgttcattttaaaaatgattgaacTAACACCACCAGGGACTCATTTGGTTTTACAAAATGCTGAAGATCCAGATATTGGCATTAATGCTGTTCAGTCATACAGACTCAGTGACAATCAGTATTTCAGGCTGAATGATAAGACCAACAGTGATCTGAGTAAAACCCCAGAGCTTGTGTTAGAGAAACCTCTAGATCGTGAGACACAAAGCATTCATGAACTAATCCTAACAGCTTCTGATGGGGGAAACCCCTTAAGAACTGGCACTGCTTTAATTAGGATTATTGTTACTGATTCCAATGATAACTTCCCTGTGTTCACTCaagaagtatatacagtaagtgtaaGTGAAAATGCACCAATCAATTCCTCTGTAATCATTTTAACTGCTACTGACAAAGATGAAGGTACAAATGCACAGATCACATATTCAATCagcaaaacttcagaaaacaaCTTTTATACTAGTGTTTTTAATATAAATCCTGTAATGGGAGAAATTACAATAAAAGGAAGTTTGAATTTTGAAGCCACAGAACATTATGAAATGTCAGTACAAGCAGAAGATGGAGGCGGCTTGGTAGCACAGTCCAAAGTTTTAATAGAAATTATGGATGAAAATGACAATGCCCCTGAGATATCCATTAGCTCGCTATCTACCCCTATTCCTGAGGACTCGGCTCCTGGCACATTGATAGCACTGATTGAGGTTCATGATCAAGACTCTGGAGAAAATGGACAGGTTGACTGTCAGATAATTGGCCCATCACCCTTTCAGTTACTTTCATCCTCCAGCAGATACTACAAAATTGTTACTACAAGTGCCTTGGACAGAGAGCTGGTACCATGGTATAATATCACAATTCTTGCTACAGACAGAGGATCTCCTCAACTTTCAAGTATAAAATTCATCAAGCTGGATATATCAGATGTTAATGATAACCCCCCAATGTTCATGAAATCAACATTTGTTGCCTATTTGCCAGAGAACAATTTACCAGGAGCTTCAATATACAGCATACAAGCATCGGATTTGGATATTGGAGATAATGCTAAAATCATTTATTCGATTTTCAACATAAATACAGAGGATTTTCCTGTGTCTCcttatttctcaataaatatagAGACTGGAGTTCTCTATGCTCAGCGATCATTTGATTATGAGCAGCACAAGGAGTTTCAAATTAACATAATGGCTAAAGACAATGGATCTCCTCCTTTGAGTAGCAATGCAACATTGATTATCCACATAATAGATCAGAATGATAATGCACCAAAAATCTTGTATCCATCAACAGAAAACAGCGGTTCTCCTTTTTTTGAGATGATTCCTTTCACCTCAGTACAAGGTTCATTAATAACAAAGGTTATTGCAGTGGATGCAGACTCTGGACATAACTCTTGGCTTTCTTACCATTTCATACAAATGTCAGAACCCTCCCCCTTCAGCATTAGCCAGCATACGGGTGAAATCCGTACATCACGCATGTTTCAGGAGAAAGATATTTTGAAGCATAAGGTGGTCATAATGGTAAAAGACAATGGGGACCCTTCTCTCTCAGCAACAGTTACATTAAGCATTTATGTGGGTGATCATTTTCAGCAAGTGGTTCCCCAACTCAATAATCAGTTAAATGATACAGAGCCTACATCAAATATGCAAATCTACCTGGTAATAGCACTTGGTCTAATATGCTTGTTATTTATTATAACTGTTGGGCTGGTAATAATTTCAAAATGGAAAGAGTCTAAACCACCACCAGACTTTGCAACATTAAATCCAAATCTGTATTCTCAGTTTGATCCCAGGatgttttctaaatataataatgGGACTTTGAGTCTTCCCTACTCCTACAATGTCTGCGTGGCTCTGGATTCCTCTGAAAGTGATTTCAGTTTCCTAAAGCCCAATCAGGATGTTCCTGTAGAGAATCTTATTGATGCTGATGTTTTAGGACTTGGAAATGAAAGTTCAAAAGATTGTCAGTCACAATCACAGGTAAGTCATTGTTATATGTTGTAGGACCTGAAAATCATAAAATGATACAATGTCTTTATCAAATTTCATTTGTGTCTGATTCATAAAGATATAAAAGAGaaacatatataacaaatatgaCTGCTCTTTACAAACACATGTATAACATGatttaaatattcatatttgATTATATGGGCAACAAACAAAAACACACTAAATAagattggatttttttaaaagtgcaccTGGGGCCTGACTTACAGAAGCCATCTTCCTCCTCTAATTCTTGATATGTTATATTTATAGTATGGTACAAACTTACTTTCCTTAGGGTGTAATGTAAACCAAACATTCAGTGTTGAAGTTTGATTTGTGTGACAATGATTCCTAAACATAAGCCATATGTAGTACTCAGGGTTGTGAAAATAATCATGTCTGCATTGGCTAAAAATATTCCAGTTGACTGCAATTTTTCTTAGTGCCATCAAGCAGGTATTAGAGTGTTGTTTCTCAGAGTCAGATTTAAAGATATTGGGCCCCAGGCATTCCACTCTCACCTATTACCCCCCATTCACACCCTGCCTCTCACTCCCCGAACCGCTCACTCCCCCTGAGACCCACTCACTGCTGCACCCCTGACTATTGCCACTGCTGCTTCCTCTGCTCCAGTGTGATCACTTCCACTAGGGAATCCCACCCAGTTCCCTGTTGTGATGCGGCCAAAGGACTGCATGCCACACCCAAAGAATTAactaaaaatattaatgtacataacaCTGTGTATATACTAAGCTTTTATGTGATTCCTTATATTACAAGAAGGTTCATTTTGTGTTTGTGACTAGACCAGTAACAATTGTATTGTTCTAATGACTTTATAGGTTATTGTGTTTTAGTGTATCCCAGTACTTACCATAACCAACATTAGCAGTTAGCCTTTGTTTGACTTGAATCTGATTTATCCAACTCGCATGCTGTATCTTGCTTTAAGTCAATTCTTTATCCATTATGCAGTGAACCATTAGGAAATGTTAAGGGCGTCTCTACCCTGTGTCCATGTGTCTGTTGCACCTTTAATAGAGAAGGagaccctctactttctgctgccaaCAGGACGCCAAAGTTGCCATAATGTGCCAATATTTACATGGTACAATGCACCCTGTACTGAAGATTATCCTTGACGTGATGTGATTTCCTTCTAAAActtgtttgtattctttgcagtCATGTCATCTCCTTTAAGGAGAAGGTTGGATGTTTTTGATATTTTCTGAAGCATGTGTTTATGGGAAGCGTATGGGAAGCGACAGAAccttataataaacaataaatggaGACCACACAATTAATGGAGACCACACAAACTTATATGCTGGGGATAAAAGTCCGCAGCAGctttattgatttaaatgtatCGCAACAATTAATATAACTATTCAATTGTTACCGTATTAAACCATCCATTGAAACAGCCAGCCCCTGATAACCAATACACACAGCAGGCCGCCTTGTAACCATGCAAAATTCCCTCCACACTcaaatttcaaataaaataacCATAGCTGCGACaatacccatttttttttttttttatatatattaaacatttaagCAAAATTAACAATGATAGGATAGGGTGGGTGGGCAGGACACCTCTCCAGCTCTTCACAAGGCTGTCCCACGCAGAATGCCAGGTATCCCACAGGAATTCTCTTTTTATACCCCGTCCTTTCCCGGGCTTTTCCCGTTGCTACCACCTGACCCAACTTAACAACcaataaaaatactgtaaatagcGTGCCCTTACACTAAGCTCACCCTCCCCCACATGACACTGTACTGAACTTTAATGTTAACCCACTGTTGTCTgtcaccaggcccggatttgtggagaggccacaaaggcccgggcctagggcggcagaagtttaggggcggcatgccgccccgccgcaagaacattttttaattttgctcccatacggagcagtcgggacctctccccactgctccgtatgggagttaaaaagagcgtttgcgcatgcgcatgggggactcccacaggggcggcctcggggcgcaccaaagagaaatccggccctgtctgtCACTTTCCCATGACCCTGCCTGCTTATAGCCTACAGGTTCCAAGATGTGGATTTTTCATAAAAACagagtttcatttttatttgttttactgtaCATAAGGTGAATACTTACTTCATCTAAAatgttattacaatttttttacattcaagtaaAAAGAATGTTTAAAGTTTCAGACAATAAAAAGTAGAATTACAATActgtaaacaatgtaaataaagcTGAATTTATGTATTGTACATATTACATATGCAATTTAAAACTGTATCCTTTAGTTTCCTAAAAAACATTTTCCTGGATTAGAGACATTTGGTTAAAAATTTTGCCTAAAAAAACACTTTGCATTTTGTTAgaggtgcagttcccctttactgCCTCAGAGCGCCGCTGTTTACCACAAGTTGAAGATTTTGGAACCAAAGATCCTGTGATATTAATGTAACTCAGCTACCAATACAGTGCAGATTTGCAGAGAGAAAGGCAGGCATTTTCTTCTTCGCATAAGTAAAAGGgatatttagatttttaaatgGAATTACAAACTGGATTACAAACTCTGGACAtttaaaagagattttttttctggAAGATCAGCCTCTGATCACTGATTCATAAGCTTTGTGCATCTAAAAGAAATTCTTTCTAGAAGAAGGAAATGGCTGAGATGAAGAAGAAGCAATTGCAGACATACATGGGAATCAGCTGGCAAGTAACACTTTCATTCTTATTCTCATGGCTTTGTCATTCAGTCTCTGGGCAGCTTCATTATTCTATTGCTGAAGAACTGAGAAGAGACTCTGTTATAGCAAATATTGGAAAAGATCTTGAATTAGATACTAAGGACCTCACACCTCGGAGACTAAGAATTGTTTCACGTGTTTCagagaaatatttttctattgaTTTACAAAGTGGAATGTTATATGTTAAAGACAGGATAGACAGAGAGACACTATGTGGGGCAGAACCTACCTGTTCCCTAACCTTTGATGCAATGGTTGAAAATCCCTTAAATGTTGTCACTGTTGAAATTGAAATTCAGGATATAAATGATAATGCTCCAATGTTTTATCATGATGTAATACATTTACAGATTATTGAATCAACATCACCAGGGACACATTTGGCTTTACAGAATGCAGAAGATGCAGACATTGGTACTAACACCATACAAACATACAGACTCAGTGACAATCAGTATTTTACACTAAGGGAAAAGGTCAGCACTGATGGAAGTAAAATTCCAGAACTTGTGTTAGAGAAACCTCTAGATCGCGAGACACAAACCATTCATGAATTAATCCTAACAGCATCTGATGGGGGAAACCCAGTGAGAAGTGGGACAGCATTGATTCGGATTGCTGTGACTGATTCCAATGATAATTTGCCTGTATTTACACAAGAGGTGTATAAAGTGAGCATAAGTGAAAATATCCCAATTAACTCTACAGTGCTTACAGTAAATGCCACTGATAGAGATGAAGGTACAAATGCACAAATCATGTATTCCTTCAGCAAAACATCTGGCAACAATCTTCATACGAGCATGTTTAGTATTAATTATACCAGTGGAGAAATTAAGacaaaacaaaattttaattttgaagCAAAAAAATTCTATGAAATATCAGTTCAAGCCAAAGATGGAGGAGGCTTTGTGGCCCACTCCAAAATATTAATAGAAGTTCTAGATGAAAATGACAATGCACCTGATATATCCATTATTTCAGTTTCATCCATAATTCCTGAGGATTCACCCTCCGGCACTTTGATTGCTCTGATTGAAGTTCATGACCAAGACTCAGGAGAAAATGGAGAAATTGACTGTCAGCTTTTGGGCACAGGACCCTTTCAGTTACTTTTATCTTCTACTAAATACTACAGAATAATTACTACTGGTTCCTTGGACAGAGAGAAAGTTCCATGGTATAATATCACAATTCAGGCTACTGACAGAGGATCTCCTCATCTTTCAAACAGTAAATTGATTAAGCTGGATATATCAGATGTAAATGACAATGCACCAGTTTTTACAAAGTCTTCATATGTTTCGTATATAGCAGAGAATAATTTAGCTGGAGCTTCTATATATAGGATACAAGCTTCAGATATTGATGCTGGAGATAATGCTAAAGTTATTTATTCCATTTACAACACAGATACAGAGGATTATTCCATGTcctcttttttttccataaacataGAGACTGGAGTTCTCTACGCTCAGCGATCCTTTGATTATGAGCAGCACAAGGAGTTTCAAATAAAAGTCTATGCAAAAGACTATGGATCCCCATCTTTGAGCTGCAATGCAAGTTTAACCATACGTATAACAGATCAAAATGATAACGTACCAAAAATTTTGTATCCATCTTCAGAAAGTGTTGAATCTTCCTTTGAGATGGTTCCTGTGGCCTCAGAGCAAGGAGCTTTAATAACTAAAGTTGTTGCGGTGGATGCAGACTCTGGACATAATGCCTGGCTGTCGTATCATGTTGTACAAGGGTCAGAACCATCTCTCTTCAGCATCAGTCAGAACACTGGCGAAATCAGAACATCACGTGTATTTCAAGACAAAGATATTTTGAAGCATAAGCTGGTGGTTATGGTGAAGGACAATGGAGCCCCATCTCTCTCAGCAACAGTTACATTAAGCCTTATTGTAGCAGATCACTTCCTGCAGGTGGTTCCTAAACTCAATAATCAGCTTAGTGATGCAGATACTTCATcaaatttacaaatatatttggtAGTTGCACTTGCTTTGATATCTTTGCTATTCATTTTAACTGTTATGTTGGTGGTTATATCAAAATGCAAGGAGTCAAGCCCTCCATCAGCCTTCGGACCTCTAAGTACCAATCTGTATTCTCATGTCGATCCCAGGATACTTTCCAACTATAATAATGGAACTCTGTCACTCCCTCATTCCTACAATGTTTGTGTTGCTATGGATGCGTATGAAAGTGACTTTACGTTCATAAAACCAATGGAGAATGTCCCCACAGACAATCTCATTGATGCTGATGATTCAGGGCTTGAAAATGATGTTTCCAAAGACGCTTTGTCACCAAATAATCCTATACAGGTCAGTTATTCCAATTAATTCCAATACTGTAAGaaagaaattaaaaacattattttgtcactAACTACTAGCATGCATTTTATTTGTCAAACTCTAGCAATTATATCATTTTACTTCagttcactaaagtgcattactACAACAGTATTACAATAATGGTTAGAAGGTAAACTGACAGTTTTAAATACTCTGGGTGTTTATATGTGTGCAAATAGTGTACATTTTTGGGGAACAGGGATTCCAATGGACTGTGTGAGAACCCAGCCTAGCTATCATTGAGTGAAGTCCTCTGGAAAGTAGTTACCTGTGAAGGCAAGCCTGTATGGTATGGTGTACAGCTGTGAATGTGTGTTACATGGAAAGATCTGGATGTCTGGCTGGTTGACATGATTATTGGATGTGGCAATAGTCGCTGTGTTGACCAAATGATAATTGACCAGAGTCTGTTTGCCATTTCATGTGAAAATGTGTGTAAACTGCTGGTTGTCCCTCTTCTACAAACATAGATAATGTCTGGTATTTGTAATCACTAATATAAAACAATTACTTTTTGTACCTAGAAGATTAGTGTTTTTGTTTAGTTTGTTTTAATACATGTGTATTTCCAAGTAGAGAAGAGGCATTTTAATACAATACCAGGGCAAAGAATGTCTCCTTTTTGTCCCTGTGTGAGCAGAGCATGTGTATACATACTTTTGGATGGTATGCAACATGGTACAATGTTACACCTCAGTATTGTATAGTACAATAGAGACCTATGGGCGCAACAGTGTCAGCAGGCAGAACTTTAGTGGAGCTGTACATCTGTACATCCTTATAAACAGTTCTTAGTTacgtcatcagttataatctgtgtCATTTTCTCATATGGCTCACTgaaattgtgtattataatatataatgtacccccctaggtacatttactatatataaatattcagtatttgtttttttacacttctCACTAAAACCAATGCATCCAAGCTGGATATTTCTTTCCAATGCATTTCATAGCTGCCAGTCCAACTGAAGATATCTCTACATGATATAATTGTTTTAATATATGGTctgcaactgggggggggggggggggggcatatctgAGATCACAATACAACATGGGAAACTTTAAAAGCTCTGGTAAAATATTATACAATTGTACTGGTCATTTTATTGGTTCATTTAAGCTGTGAAAGGATCTGGCTGTGTATTGCAAATGCTTCTATTAAGTCTGATTCATTTATTTTGTCTCACAGAGGCCTAGATAAATTCTGACGAAGCGAACTAAAGAATCTAATAGTTGGTTTGCTGTTGTATCAGTCATCATTTAAAAAGCCTAAAATAAGATAATGGAAATTAAGATATACAAATGTATATCAATACTGTATTTGATACCTCTGAAGGGGGAGGCGGTAGTATTTGTTAAATATGGTACAAGATCATCATGAGTTATAATAGTTTAGAAGGGTTTATTAGCCTGAATAGTCTTTTAACCTACACATACATGTGCATGCTACTCTGTTCAATGACCTGATTATAAGAAACTTGCTTTGGagacatattattatatataactgtatagcaGCTGCTATCTATGGCCTTGCATCACTTGGGTCATAGGCTTGATTGTAGTTAGGGCACCATTTGCAAGAACGAATCCCCTATGTCTGAATTTCCACATCCAAAAATGTATCTTGTAAATTGCCCACATTCCCACATttgaaaaacatacaggcaggttaaattgCTCCTGAATTTTTGGCATACTAGGCAAATATTATTAGAttcagcaattattttttttaactagcaATAActattaaaatgatttaaaaagttTGTGAAGATCAACCTTAAAAACATGATTCATGGGTCTTATTTGTATAGTTGTGTTACAATATACTTCTGAGACTCAATCCTCAAGCATGAGGCCTAAATAATCTTAtccagaccaaaaaaaaaaaatggtggatgTAGAATATT contains:
- the LOC101733947 gene encoding protocadherin gamma-B5 isoform X4 yields the protein MDKGYFICLLKENFIFGRFHRLTDAEMKTQQVQTYKGCKWQVTFLFLFSWLCHSVSGQLHYSIAEELRKDAVIANIVNDLGLDIKEVISRKFRIVSRVTEKYLFVNLENGNLYVKDRIDRERLCRTAPSCFLTFDAVVENPLNIFNVKIEIQDINDNSPVFVSEMFILKMIELTPPGTHLVLQNAEDPDIGINAVQSYRLSDNQYFRLNDKTNSDLSKTPELVLEKPLDRETQSIHELILTASDGGNPLRTGTALIRIIVTDSNDNFPVFTQEVYTVSVSENAPINSSVIILTATDKDEGTNAQITYSISKTSENNFYTSVFNINPVMGEITIKGSLNFEATEHYEMSVQAEDGGGLVAQSKVLIEIMDENDNAPEISISSLSTPIPEDSAPGTLIALIEVHDQDSGENGQVDCQIIGPSPFQLLSSSSRYYKIVTTSALDRELVPWYNITILATDRGSPQLSSIKFIKLDISDVNDNPPMFMKSTFVAYLPENNLPGASIYSIQASDLDIGDNAKIIYSIFNINTEDFPVSPYFSINIETGVLYAQRSFDYEQHKEFQINIMAKDNGSPPLSSNATLIIHIIDQNDNAPKILYPSTENSGSPFFEMIPFTSVQGSLITKVIAVDADSGHNSWLSYHFIQMSEPSPFSISQHTGEIRTSRMFQEKDILKHKVVIMVKDNGDPSLSATVTLSIYVGDHFQQVVPQLNNQLNDTEPTSNMQIYLVIALGLICLLFIITVGLVIISKWKESKPPPDFATLNPNLYSQFDPRMFSKYNNGTLSLPYSYNVCVALDSSESDFSFLKPNQDVPVENLIDADVLGLGNESSKDCQSQSQQAQPNADWRVSQAQRPGPSGAQPTEESGVWPNNQFETERLQAMILASANEAAEGSAIGGGTGTMGLSARYGPQFTLQHLPDYRQNIYIPGTTSTLTNAAGKGKSAAPSGGNKKKSGKKDKK
- the LOC101733947 gene encoding protocadherin gamma-B2 isoform X16 — encoded protein: MAEMKKKQLQTYMGISWQVTLSFLFSWLCHSVSGQLHYSIAEELRRDSVIANIGKDLELDTKDLTPRRLRIVSRVSEKYFSIDLQSGMLYVKDRIDRETLCGAEPTCSLTFDAMVENPLNVVTVEIEIQDINDNAPMFYHDVIHLQIIESTSPGTHLALQNAEDADIGTNTIQTYRLSDNQYFTLREKVSTDGSKIPELVLEKPLDRETQTIHELILTASDGGNPVRSGTALIRIAVTDSNDNLPVFTQEVYKVSISENIPINSTVLTVNATDRDEGTNAQIMYSFSKTSGNNLHTSMFSINYTSGEIKTKQNFNFEAKKFYEISVQAKDGGGFVAHSKILIEVLDENDNAPDISIISVSSIIPEDSPSGTLIALIEVHDQDSGENGEIDCQLLGTGPFQLLLSSTKYYRIITTGSLDREKVPWYNITIQATDRGSPHLSNSKLIKLDISDVNDNAPVFTKSSYVSYIAENNLAGASIYRIQASDIDAGDNAKVIYSIYNTDTEDYSMSSFFSINIETGVLYAQRSFDYEQHKEFQIKVYAKDYGSPSLSCNASLTIRITDQNDNVPKILYPSSESVESSFEMVPVASEQGALITKVVAVDADSGHNAWLSYHVVQGSEPSLFSISQNTGEIRTSRVFQDKDILKHKLVVMVKDNGAPSLSATVTLSLIVADHFLQVVPKLNNQLSDADTSSNLQIYLVVALALISLLFILTVMLVVISKCKESSPPSAFGPLSTNLYSHVDPRILSNYNNGTLSLPHSYNVCVAMDAYESDFTFIKPMENVPTDNLIDADDSGLENDVSKDALSPNNPIQQAQPNADWRVSQAQRPGPSGAQPTEESGVWPNNQFETERLQAMILASANEAAEGSAIGGGTGTMGLSARYGPQFTLQHLPDYRQNIYIPGTTSTLTNAAGKGKSAAPSGGNKKKSGKKDKK